The following coding sequences lie in one Odocoileus virginianus isolate 20LAN1187 ecotype Illinois chromosome 13, Ovbor_1.2, whole genome shotgun sequence genomic window:
- the C13H2orf88 gene encoding small membrane A-kinase anchor protein: MGCMKSKQTFPFPTTLESEKRHVSEENFMPEEKFLPRRPSLVSVKEEVKETPGPQIVVFEFAQHLSQEILSDALQQWAGNNLKYYDIPYIESEGP, translated from the coding sequence ATGGGCTGCATGAAATCAAAGCAAACTTTCCCATTTCCCACCACACTTGAGAGTGAGAAGAGGCATGTGAGTGAAGAAAACTTTATGCCTGAAGAGAAATTTCTACCCAGGAGACCTTCTCTAGTTAGTGTCAAAGAGGAAGTGAAGGAAACCCCAGGGCCTCAAATTGTGGTCTTCGAATTTGCACAGCACCTGTCCCAGGAAATCTTGAGTGATGCCTTGCAGCAGTGGGCAGGCAACAACCTCAAGTACTATGACATCCCATATATTGAGAGTGAAGGGCCTTGA